In Maridesulfovibrio sp., the genomic stretch AAAACATGTAATCTTCTTAATTGGTTAATAGAAACAACCAAAACTGAAATACCGACACAGGATCTTGAAAACCTGCTTCATGCCGGGGACAAGGCGCTGATAATCCGTCACCTGTTCCCACTGCTGCGTGGAAACAGCGGATTGATATGGCTGGCACATTCATGGGACACTCTTCTGCGCCTGGAAAATGCAGAACTAGCTGAAAACGCACTGAACCTGGTTCGCTGGGATAAAAATAACATCCAGCTAAAACATAGACTTAACGCCCAGTTTAATTTTTTATACCGCCCTTCAGAGGAAGCAATTACAACACTTAAAGATCTGGATCATGACATATGGTCCTTATGGAAGGACTATATCCATTCAGAACTTCTCCTGCGCACCGGAGAAACAGTTGAAGGTCGGGAAATTCTGGCCGAACTATGGAAAAATAATATCTGGAACCTGAACTGGGGCCAAAAGCTGCACGGACTGCTTAATCCTGTCGATACCACCAATGCCCTGAGCCGTTCAAGAGAAGTAGCAATACTGCTATACTCTTGGAACAATGGGAAATTAATCGAGAACACGCTCAAAAATGTCGCGGCTTCAAACATAGGAAATGCAAGGGTATTCGCCCTGAACAATGGTTCTGATGACAGCACTGGACAGGTTGTAAGCGAATCTCAGGCTCTTTTTAAAGAGGGACATTACAAGGGGATACAGTTACCGGTGAATGTAGGCGCACCAGCGGCAAGGAACTGGCTGCTGGCGAAACCGGAAGTACGGAAATCCCGGTGGGCTGTGTTTTTGGATGATGATGTCAAACTGGAAGAAAACTGGCTGGAAGAATTGCTGGGCACCGCACAAAGTTACGGCA encodes the following:
- a CDS encoding glycosyltransferase; the encoded protein is MVAGTKNFSRQKIDSFLSVIKDSVPLWVLGTEELSHQTGLINTFEYLSGATDQLSEASAALSLLAWQQNPLNRSAAKRCLELNNSSLTDKTCNLLNWLIETTKTEIPTQDLENLLHAGDKALIIRHLFPLLRGNSGLIWLAHSWDTLLRLENAELAENALNLVRWDKNNIQLKHRLNAQFNFLYRPSEEAITTLKDLDHDIWSLWKDYIHSELLLRTGETVEGREILAELWKNNIWNLNWGQKLHGLLNPVDTTNALSRSREVAILLYSWNNGKLIENTLKNVAASNIGNARVFALNNGSDDSTGQVVSESQALFKEGHYKGIQLPVNVGAPAARNWLLAKPEVRKSRWAVFLDDDVKLEENWLEELLGTAQSYGNPGAVGCRITSTGTPRSLQSADYHLFPPGNGASQIEGLSEQVRIFDSCRNAFDYGQFSYTRPALHVSGCCHMLNMEAIHQCGDFDVRFNPTQFDDLERDLRAALGGFKHVYAGQMRIGHIQHSSLAKAANVRSMAQVFGNKIKLESKYSEQDLNKLFAQDLTQLWKDTHSKWKEMSENLY